The sequence CAAGCTCATGCCGCAGGTCGGCTGGGCCGAGCGCGGCGGCTACGACGCGCAGGGCCACGGCAACTCCGTCCCGCGCTTCCACATCACGTGGGGCACCGGACCGGCGGTCGTGCGGCCGTTCGAGGCACGGGTGCGCGCCGCCGCCGCGCGCGGGCTCGTCGACCTGCGCTTCCGCCACCGCGTCGACGAGCTGGTCGTCGAGGGCGGCGCCGTCGTCGGCGCCCGCGGCGAGGTGCTCGAGCCCAGCGACGTGCCGCGCGGCGCGCCCAGCTCGCGCGTCGCCGTCGGCACGTTCGAGGTGCGCGCCGAGGCCGTCGTCGTCACGTCGGGCGGGATCGGCGGCAACCACGAGCTCGTCCGGCGCAACTGGCCGGCGCGGCTGGGGACCCCGCCGCGGACGATGGTCTCGGGCGTCCCCGACCACGTCGACGGCCGGATGATCCCGATCGCCCAGGCCGCGGGCGGCGAGACGATCAACCCCGACCGGATGTGGCACTACGTCGAGGGCATCCAGAACTGGGACTCGATCTGGACCAACCACGGCATCCGGATCATCCCGGGGCCGTCGTCGCTGTGGCTCGACGCGACCGGCAAGCGGCTGCCGGTGCCGCTCTTCCCGGGCTTCGACACCCTCGGCACCCTCGAGCACATCATGGGCACCGGCCACGAGCACACGTGGTTCGTGCTGACGCAGAAGATCATCGAGAAGGAGTTCGCGCTCTCGGGGTCCGAGCAGAACCCCGACATCACCGGCCAGGACCTGCGCCAGGTGCTGAAGGCCCGCCTGGCGAAGGGCGCCCCCGGGCCGGTGCAGGCGTTCATGGACCACGGCGCGGACTTCGTCGTCGAGCGCGACCTGCCGACGCTCGTGCGCGGGATGAACGCGCTGACGGACGAGCCGCTCATCGACCTGGCCGACCTGGAGGCGACGATCGTCGCCCGCGACCGCGAGGTCGGCAACCCGTACACGAAGGACCTGCAGCTGACCGCGATCCACGGCGCGCGGCGCTACCTGTCCGACCGCCTGACGCGCGTCGCGGCGCCGCACCGGCTGCTCGACCCGGACGCCGGCCCGCTCATCGCGGTCCGGCTCCACGTCCTCACCCGCAAGACGCTCGGCGGCCTGCACACCGACCTGCAGGGGCGCGTGCTCGCCAAGGGCGGCGTGCAGACCGTGCCCGGCCTGTACGCCGCGGGCGAGGTCGCCGGCTTCGGCGGCGGCGGGATGCACGGCTACCGCGCGCTCGAGGGCACGTTCCTCGGCGGCTGCCTGTTCTCGGGCCGCACCGCCGGGCGGGCGCTCGTGCGCGAGCTGGGCTGAGGCCCGTCGGCCCGCCGCGGGCGCGCCGCCGCCGGCCCGCGCCACGCCGGGGCGGCGGCGCCGCGGCGGCCGCCGCCCTCCGCGCCCGCCCCGCCGCGGCCGTCAGGCCCGCAGCCCCGGCCGCCCGTCCTCGATCGTGAACGACGCGTCCGTGACCGCGGGCGCGTCGGGCGTCGTCACCGCGCTCAGCGTGCGGAAGTCGGCCCGCAGCCGCTCGCGGTCCACGGTCACGCGCACGTAGCCGCGGCGCTTGGCGTTGTACTTCATCCACGGGTTCTCGGACAGGTCCTCCCGGGCGTCGCTGCCGTCGCCGCCCGACGTCACCGACGTGGCGCACAGCTCGGAGCCGATGACGGGCGAGGACGGGTCCGCGAAGTCGCGGAGCAGGTCCGAGGCGTAGTGCTGGTGGATGTCGCCGGTCAGCACGACGGGGTTGCGCGTGCCGCCGTCGGCGATGCCGGTCAGCACCCGCTGGCGGCTGGCGCGGTAGGCGTCCCACTGGTCGGTCGAGTAGCCCTTGGCGTCGCCCTTCACCGTGTCGTGCGAGGCCATCAGCACCTGCTGGGCCAGCACGTTCCAGCGGGCGCGCGAGCGGGTCATCCGGTCGACGATCCAGCGCTCCTGCGCGATCCCGGGCAGCGTCGCGTCCGGGTTCGTCATCTCGGGGCCGTCCGCGGGGCCCTTGTCGCCGTACGGCTGGTCCGTGCGGTACTGACGGGTGTCGGCGACGACGAAGTGCGCCAGGTCGCCCAGGTCGACCTCGCGGTAGAGCTGCATGCCGGACCCCCACGGGTGCTGCGGGCGGCGCAGCGGCATGAACTCCCAGTACGCCTGGTACGCGGCGGCGCGGCGCTGCGCGAAGACCTGCGGATCCTGGTCCGGCTCGGTGTCGACCTGCGAGATCAGGCCGGCGTAGTTGTTCTCGACCTCGTGGTCGTCGGGGGTGACGACGAGCGGGAACAGCCGGCGCAGCTCGCGCAGGTCCGGGTCGGAGTTGTACTGCGCGTGGCGCTCGCGGTAGCCGGCCAGGTCCATCGGCTCGGCGTTGGAGTGCTGGCGCACGCCGCTCTTCCCGGGGCCGCCCTCGTAGATGTAGTCGCCGACGTGGACGACGAGCCACGGGTCGTCCTCGACGATCCGCCGGTAGGCGGTGAAGTGGCCGGCCTCCCAGTGCGAGCAGCTGGCCAGGCAGAAGGAGAGGCTCCGCGGCGAGCGGCCGAACGCCGGGGCGGTGCGGGTGCGGCCGACCGGGCTCGCCTGGCCGTGCGCGTAGAAGCGGTACCAGTACTCGCGGCCCGGCCGCAGGCGGTCGGCCTCGACGCGGACGGAGTAGCCGTCCTTCGCCGTGGCCAGCCGGATGCCGCGGTCGACGATCCGCGTCATGCCCTCGTCCTCGGCGATCTGCCAGCCGACGGGCACGACGCCGCCGACCGCCTGGCGGCCCAGATCGTCCAGCGCGATCCGCGTCCACAGGACGACGCCGCCCGGGGCCGGCTCGCCGGACGCGACGCCGGCGGCGAACGGGTAGGCGCCGCGAGGCAGGGCGGAGGCGCGGCTGGAGAAGACGCCGCCGAACGACAGGGCGACGGCGCCCGCGCCGCCGGCCGCGAGCAGGCCGCGGCGGGAGATCCGTGTGGACATGGGGAGGTCCTTTGCTGCTGCGATGGGGGGAGCCCCGATCCTCGGCGCTGCCGCCCCGGACGCTGTGGCGATTCGGTGAAGCGCCGGCGTGGTGCCAGCAACCGTTCGCGGCCGCGGGCGCGGGCGCCGACGGGACGGCGGGCGGCGGGCGGCGGCCCGGGACGGCCGGCGCCGGGTCGTCTAGGCCGCGGCCCGCGCCGTCGCGGCCCGCGCGGCGCGGCGCAGGTCCGCGGCCGCGCCGGCGAGCGCGGCGGCGAGCGGCCGGTCGGGCGGGCCGAGGGCCACGACGTCGGCGGCGCCGCGCGCCCGCAGCGCCGCCGCCGCGCCGGGCTCGACGCGCCCGCCGACCGCGACGACGGGCACGCCGAGCGCGGCGCAGCGGCGGACGACGGCGTCGACGGTCTTGCCCTGCAGCGTCGAGGCGTCGACGCTGCCCTCAGCGGTCAGGCACAGGGCGGCGCCCCGGGCGGCGGCGTCGAAGCCGGCCAGGTCCAGCACGGCCTCGGCCCCGGGACGCGCCCGCGCGCCGAGCGCGCGCAGCGCCAGCCCCAGGCCGCCCGCGGCGCCGCTGCCCGGCAGCGCGGGGTCGACGCCGAGCGCCGCCGCCCACCGGGCCAGGGCCGTGTCGTAGACGCCCAGCTCCTCGGGTCGCGCGCCCTTCTGCGGCCCGAAGCGGTGCGCCGCGCCGGCGGGGCCGCAGAGCGGCGCGTCGACGTCGAAGAGCAGCTCCAGCGCGACGGCGCGCAGCCGCGGGTCCAGGCCCGCGCGGTCGATCCTGGGCGCGGCGAGCAGGCCGGCGCCGTCCGCCGGGGCGTCCGCGCCGAGCGCGCGCAGGAACCCGGCGCCGCCGTCCAGGGTGGCCGTGCCGCCCACGGCGACGAGGATCCGCCGCGCGCCGCGGTCGAGCGCGGCGCGGACGAGGTCGCCGACTCCGGCCGAGGTGGCGACGCCCACGTCCCGCGCGTCGGCGGGGATCGCGGCGAGCGCGATCGCCTCGGCGGCCTCGACGAGCACGGTCCCGTCGCCCAGGTCGGCGATCCGCCCCTGGCCGGGCCGCCCGTGCGCGTCGCGGGCGGCCACGGCGACCGCCCGGGCGCCCCCGCCGGCGAGGACGGCGTCGAGCGTGCCCTCGCCGCCGTCGGCCACCGGCAGCGCGACCGGCGCGCCGCCCGCGTCGCGGACGCCGGCGGCCAGGGCTCCGGCGGCCCCGGCGGCGTCGAGCGCCCCGCGGAGCTTGTCGGGCGCGCAGAGGACGGTCGGGGCGACGGGCACGGCGCGACGCTACCGCGCGGCGGCGCGGATCCGGGCCGCCAGCGCCGCCCACGGGGCCACGTCCCAGAAGCGCCGCGCCCGGCCCGACGGCGACGGCAGCACCCACGTCTCGGCGCCGGCAAAGCGCTCCTCCTGCGGGCCGTACGCGACCGGCCGGCCCAGCGCCGTGCGTCCCGCCGTCTTGCTCGTGAAGGCCACCCACCCGGGCTCCACGGCCGTCAGCTTGCGGGCGAGCGCCGGCACGTCGAAGCCGGCCGTGCCGATCTCGCGGTCGGAGCCGAACGCGGTCTTGTTCAGGTCGGTCAGGCCGATCCCGAACGCCGGCGCCCGGCGGAACTCGAGCGGATCGAGCGGAGCGGGCAGCAGGCCGACCTCGTGCAGCGTCGGCCAGAAGCGGTTGCCGGGCCCGGAGTAGGGCGCGCCGAGGCGGGCGGCGACGGTGCCCGCCGCCGTGCCGACGAAGACGACGCGCACACCGGCGGGCAGCACGTCGGGCAGGACGTGCGGGCGCCCGTCGGCCGTGCGTCCCGGGTCGCCGGCCGGTCCGTAGGTCATGGGCGCCTCCGTCCGGGGGCGGGGGCGCCGAGCCGCGCGGCGAGCGCCTCCACGACCCGCGGCACTCCGGCGGCGACGCGGGCGCGGGTCATCCCCGGCGCGCGCGGGCCGTCGGGGCCCTCGTCGACGGGCGGGCCGCTCGCGCCGGCGTCGCCCACCGGCACCCACGGCACGCCGAGCGTCGCGGCGACCGCCCCGGCGGCGGGGGAGGGGGAGAGCAGCGCGGCGGCGCCCGCGAGCGCCGCGCGCTGCTCCGCGGCGGGGGCGTCGGTCCGGTCGTACGGGACGCTGCTGTGGGCGCAGAGCCAGCGCAGCTCGCCGGGGGCCAGACCGGCGCCGCGCGGGTCGGATGCGGCCGGATCGCCGAGCAGGACGACGCTGACCCGCGGCCACGCGGCGGCCACGGCGTCGAGCACGAGCTCCCACGCCGGGACCGACGGCGATGCGGACCGGGGCCCCGCGCCGGTCGGGGCCAGCGCCACCGTCGGCGCGCGCTCGTCGGGGCCGGGCACGGCGCCGATGCTAGCCCCCCGCGGCGCGCGGGCGAGGCCCTGCCGACGGCCCGCGCCGGCGCCCGTGCGGGCGGACCGGCCCCGGCGGGGAGCGGCAGCGGCGCTCGCGATTCATGGGATGATCGGATGGATACGGGGCCGCGTCGCCGCCCCGACCCTCTCCCTCATGCCGCTCCGCCCGACCGCCCGCCCACGCCTGTCCGACCAGGTCATCGACCAGCTCCGGGGCCTCGTCGCCGCCGGCGAGTGGCCGGTCGGCACGCGGATCCCGACGGAGCCCGCGCTCGTCGCCCAGCTCGGCGTCGGCCGCAACACGGTGCGCGAGGCGGTGCGGGCGCTCGTCCACGCCGGCCTGCTCGACGTCCGCCAGGGCGACGGCACCTACGTGCGTGCGACGAGCGAGCTCGACGCCGCGCTCGCCCGCCGGCTCGAGCGCTCCTCCGCGCTGGAGACGCTCGAGGTCCGGGCGCCGCTCGAACGCGAGGCCGCCCGACTGGCCGCCCTGCGCCGCGACGACCGGGACCGCGCCGCGATCGCCGCCGCGCTCCGCGAGCGGCACGCGCTGCGGCCCACGGGCGACCTGGAGGCGTTCGTCGCCGCCGACCTGCGCTTCCACCGCGCCGTCGTGGCCGCCGCGCACAACGGGCTGCTCGCCGAGCTGTACGAGCACCTGATGACGGCCTTCGAGGCGCTGCTGCACCGCACCGAGGCGGGGGTGCCGGAGGATCCGGGCGTCGGCGAGGGGCACACCGCGCTCGCCGCCGCTATCGACGCGGGCGACCCCGTCGCCGCCGAGGCCGCCGCCGCCGCGCTGCTGGCCGCGGCACGCGCCCACACGGTGCAGGTACTGCGCGCGGGCGAGGCGTCCGCGTGAGCCGCCGCACCACCCTGCTCGTCCTGCTGGGCATCGTCGTCGTCACGCTCAACCTGCGCCCCGCGATCGTCGCGGTCTCGCCGCTGCTCGACGAGCTGCGCGACGACACGGGCCTGT comes from Patulibacter sp. SYSU D01012 and encodes:
- a CDS encoding FCD domain-containing protein; the protein is MPLRPTARPRLSDQVIDQLRGLVAAGEWPVGTRIPTEPALVAQLGVGRNTVREAVRALVHAGLLDVRQGDGTYVRATSELDAALARRLERSSALETLEVRAPLEREAARLAALRRDDRDRAAIAAALRERHALRPTGDLEAFVAADLRFHRAVVAAAHNGLLAELYEHLMTAFEALLHRTEAGVPEDPGVGEGHTALAAAIDAGDPVAAEAAAAALLAAARAHTVQVLRAGEASA
- a CDS encoding mismatch-specific DNA-glycosylase: MTYGPAGDPGRTADGRPHVLPDVLPAGVRVVFVGTAAGTVAARLGAPYSGPGNRFWPTLHEVGLLPAPLDPLEFRRAPAFGIGLTDLNKTAFGSDREIGTAGFDVPALARKLTAVEPGWVAFTSKTAGRTALGRPVAYGPQEERFAGAETWVLPSPSGRARRFWDVAPWAALAARIRAAAR
- a CDS encoding FAD-binding dehydrogenase codes for the protein METGDRADVVVVGGGLAGLVAAAEIADAGKRVILLDQEPEQTLGGQAFWSLGGLFLVDSPEQRRLRIKDSHELAWQDWEGTAAFDRPEDRWPRRWAEEYVAWAAGEKREWLASQGIKLMPQVGWAERGGYDAQGHGNSVPRFHITWGTGPAVVRPFEARVRAAAARGLVDLRFRHRVDELVVEGGAVVGARGEVLEPSDVPRGAPSSRVAVGTFEVRAEAVVVTSGGIGGNHELVRRNWPARLGTPPRTMVSGVPDHVDGRMIPIAQAAGGETINPDRMWHYVEGIQNWDSIWTNHGIRIIPGPSSLWLDATGKRLPVPLFPGFDTLGTLEHIMGTGHEHTWFVLTQKIIEKEFALSGSEQNPDITGQDLRQVLKARLAKGAPGPVQAFMDHGADFVVERDLPTLVRGMNALTDEPLIDLADLEATIVARDREVGNPYTKDLQLTAIHGARRYLSDRLTRVAAPHRLLDPDAGPLIAVRLHVLTRKTLGGLHTDLQGRVLAKGGVQTVPGLYAAGEVAGFGGGGMHGYRALEGTFLGGCLFSGRTAGRALVRELG
- a CDS encoding glycerate kinase, with amino-acid sequence MPVAPTVLCAPDKLRGALDAAGAAGALAAGVRDAGGAPVALPVADGGEGTLDAVLAGGGARAVAVAARDAHGRPGQGRIADLGDGTVLVEAAEAIALAAIPADARDVGVATSAGVGDLVRAALDRGARRILVAVGGTATLDGGAGFLRALGADAPADGAGLLAAPRIDRAGLDPRLRAVALELLFDVDAPLCGPAGAAHRFGPQKGARPEELGVYDTALARWAAALGVDPALPGSGAAGGLGLALRALGARARPGAEAVLDLAGFDAAARGAALCLTAEGSVDASTLQGKTVDAVVRRCAALGVPVVAVGGRVEPGAAAALRARGAADVVALGPPDRPLAAALAGAAADLRRAARAATARAAA
- a CDS encoding alkaline phosphatase D family protein yields the protein MSTRISRRGLLAAGGAGAVALSFGGVFSSRASALPRGAYPFAAGVASGEPAPGGVVLWTRIALDDLGRQAVGGVVPVGWQIAEDEGMTRIVDRGIRLATAKDGYSVRVEADRLRPGREYWYRFYAHGQASPVGRTRTAPAFGRSPRSLSFCLASCSHWEAGHFTAYRRIVEDDPWLVVHVGDYIYEGGPGKSGVRQHSNAEPMDLAGYRERHAQYNSDPDLRELRRLFPLVVTPDDHEVENNYAGLISQVDTEPDQDPQVFAQRRAAAYQAYWEFMPLRRPQHPWGSGMQLYREVDLGDLAHFVVADTRQYRTDQPYGDKGPADGPEMTNPDATLPGIAQERWIVDRMTRSRARWNVLAQQVLMASHDTVKGDAKGYSTDQWDAYRASRQRVLTGIADGGTRNPVVLTGDIHQHYASDLLRDFADPSSPVIGSELCATSVTSGGDGSDAREDLSENPWMKYNAKRRGYVRVTVDRERLRADFRTLSAVTTPDAPAVTDASFTIEDGRPGLRA